The sequence below is a genomic window from Oncorhynchus gorbuscha isolate QuinsamMale2020 ecotype Even-year unplaced genomic scaffold, OgorEven_v1.0 Un_scaffold_584, whole genome shotgun sequence.
agagagagagagagagagagagagagagagagagagagagagagagagagagagagagagagagagagagagagagagagagaagagaaaagagagagagggatagaagagagaagagaacaaatagagagagggagagagagagagagagagagagaaagagagagagaagagaagagaagagaaaggagagagagaaagaagaaaaaagtgagagagagtgagagaagagaagaaaagagagagagagagagaagagatagagattaggtgtgtgtgtgtataagtccGTATGTGTAAGCGAGCATGTAATTGAGTACgtgtgtgttcatatccacttcataGTGTTCAGATATTTTTTATAGTTCCCATACTTTCTTTTTTTCGTAACCTGAAGTCCCTGTAGAATTTAGTACAGCCATGGTGTTATGGAGCAGTCTCGGAATAGCTGTCCATCTATGAAGAGTTTGTCCATAAGGAGAAAGGCACGCTTACCCTTCTCCCTCTGTTGCCTCTGTTTCCTTCTTTTTATTGTCGGGTTCAAGTTATTTTGTGAGTCGGACAGCTGGTTGACAACACAGGATTTTACTCCCAAGAACAGGACATTATAACAGTTTCACAAGGTCAGTCACATACTCAGTTATGTGGATACGTACAACTAAaaggttccgtgtgtgtgtgtgtgtgtgtgtgtgtgtgtgtgtgtgtgtgtgtgtgtgtgtgtgtgtgtgtgtgtgtgtgtgtgtgtgtgtgtgtgtgtgtgtgtgtgtgtgtgtgtgtgtgtgtgtgtgtgtgtgtgtgtgtgtgtgtgtgtgtgtgtgtgtgtgtgtgtgtgtgtgtcaagtgtgtgtgtggtgcgtctGAACCATTCTCTCAGgatcacagaaagagacagacacagagttaCTATTTAAAGGAATGAACCCAAATTGGTGTTTGTTACTCTATGTATTTAAGGGTCATATTCTGATCAAACATAAAACCCATGACTAGAGTGAAACATCATGTTGTGTTTGACACAGGAACCAACTGACACAGGGACACTGAGGAGGAGTCATTATCCCAAACCCTAAACGCTGGGTAGAGGGGCTCAGTGAATGTGGAGGTGAATGTGTACAGGTGGgtcagtgtgtcagaggaggctCTATAGAAGGACAGAGTGCCGGCTGGCCAGTCCAGATACACTCCTACTCTGTGGGGGCTGGAGGAGGGGACGTCTATGGTAGTGGGATTACTATTGTGCCAGGCAGTGTAATTGTTGTCATAGCAGGTCAGACTCCAGGACTTGTCATTGTATCCAATAAGACAGTCCTTACCCCCTGCTCTTCCTCTCCTGCTGattcctttatatgtcactcctaTTCTAGCCCCTCTCCCACTCCACTCTGCCTCCCAGTAACAACGCCCAGTCAGACCCTCTCTACACAGCACCTGTTCCCAGTCCTCAAATCTCTCTGGGTGATCAGGATAcggctgctcctctctcctccgtgtcacctttctgttctcctcagacagagagaggagtctgtTTATTGTGTTTAGGTCCAGTGTGAGATCACAGACATCTGATGGATGAAACCAGACACAATATTAGAAATCCTCATCAAGTTGACGTGAGACTTCTTGAATGATCATATGTTAAACTGTATGGTAACATAGCAGACTTATTCCcaataattacacacacacaccacgcaaacacacatttcttatgtaactctaacacacacacacacatttctaacAAAACACGAACacgccacacaccacacacacacacacacacacacacacacacacacacacacacacacacacacacacacacacacacacacacacacacacacacacacacacacacacacacacacacacacacacacacacacacacacacacacacacacactgtcaaagcAACTCTTTGTAAACGTTGGTGTCCCTGATTTCTGTTTCTGTAGAACTACAGCTGATATTTAATATGACCAAGTAAGTAATGATGGTGATCTTTGACTTCGACTTGAATTAAGACTTATTCTTAGTCATATTCTTCACAGCAGTCAACACTCACATTTTCTAAGCCCAGgtttcattctgttctctccaccATGTTCCACACTGTAGCGGTAAGCAgaagaacagacagtcattgaggGATACACCtgaactctctcacacacacacacacacacacgcacgcacgcacgcacacacacacacacacacacacacacacacacacacacacacacacacacacacacacacacacacacacacacacacacacacacacacacacacacacacacacacacacacacacacacacacacacacacacacacacacacacacacacacacattcagcatATAACTTGTCCAAGTGGTGGTAAGAATGTTTGTCTTAGCTAGCCTGATAAGTCCAACATGTCTGATATGAACATTGACATAAACCCTCTACATACTTGAGTTTCTCCAGTCTGCAGTGTGGATcctccagtccagcagagagcagtctgactcctgagtctcctgggtgattgtagctcagatccagctctctcaggtgtgaggggtttgacctcagagctgagaccagagaagcacagccttcctctgtgactagacagcctgacagcctgcaaAGAGTCAAATCATTTTAAAGCCACACTGCTATTCTTTGGTGGTGAAAATAGTGGCAGTATATTTTTTTCAGCGTATTCAGATATATCAGTGTTATGAAACCTGTCATATTTGTTAGGGAGGAGGTCCCTGTGGCGGGATCAAATCAGCGGATATTTTAGAGCGCCACCGAAAGTtttcgataaaactcaaactttcattaaaacacacatacgaggtattgaattaaagctacactcgttgtgaatctagccaccaagtcagatttgtaaaatgcttttcggcgaaagcatgagaagctattatctgatagcatgcatcCCCAGGAATACCAGACCGTCAacaaaacaacagattttgcggtagccggcgctacccaaaacgcagaaataaaatataaaacattcattacctttgacaagcttctttcttggcactcctagatgtcacATAAACAATggggtctttttcccgattaaatccgtcattgtatacccaaaatgtgaTTTGCTGAAGACCGGTCTGATCCAGAAAAATGGCCATCTACCAGAAAAAGTTGCCTATatacttttacaaatcacttcaaattacttttctaaaccaactttaggtattaataaacgttaataatctattaaattgatcacggggcgatctgtattcgatagcagcaagtcttgaaatcatcgtccatgtTTTCACATTCATAACATCCTGTTGTGAGCCCAAAGAAAGGAAGAGCTTATACGTCACCAAACCAAGGATAAAGCCGCCCCTAAATGCCAGCACTggtgacattgtgtggaagctgtaggcgtttACAGGGGATTGCCATGTATTTTCTTCAgccttagacaatacattgactgaCGGAGAGATattatttttgtgtttttggtgaacagttttcgAAGGATTTTGACTCCTAAACACGTTATGTTctagccacagacacgatttaaccagttttagagacttcagggtgttttctatacacacacacttatcatatgcatatactatattcctggcatgagtagcaggacgctgaaatattgcgcgatttttaacaaaaagctgcgaaaatgcgCATAATCCGTAAGAGGTTTTTAATGTTTCATTATTAGAAATGACAAATTATCAAAGTATTGCCTGCAGATAGAATCATGTATAGTACAAATATTATAGTAGACTGACCAGACCAGTTTAAAAAGCAGTATCAGTCAGaagacagacagtgaggtatcagatttagatcgTATTAAGAatacagtccatatctatatatctattttgGCAGTGAAGCCACCATTTTAAATGTGGCTCTATATTCCAGCATTTTGAAATAGAGATGAAATGTTTCATTTGAGGTGACAGTGTATAATGTCACCTTTCATTTGAGGATTTTTTAATAAATACCTGTTTCAAGTTTCAAAttgaaagcactttatgtatctagttCCCCTATTTGAAGAAGTCAGAAGTATTCTAACCAATTAACATACAGTGTATTAAAgttgtcaaaagtttagtatcAAGTCCCACTCGTTggttgcatttgcagtttgttttggttgtgttttagcCAATAAAAACTGAATGGTGGATGGTGACTGGCTTAATCTTATGTCTAAGTGACTAGATAACAAGTTTCTAAGCAACTTAATTATTCCTCACGATGCCTTGAACAAGAAAAATCATGTATCAATCATGAAAAATTGTGAGGAAGttacagagactacaacaaaacatgctaacctctcaccattaccaataacagagactacaacaaaacatgctaacctctcaccattaccaataaaagaggctacaacaaaacatgctaacctctcaccattaccaataacagaggctacaacaaaacatgctaacctctcaccattaccaataaaagaggctacaacaaaacatgctaacctctcaccattaccaataacagaggctacaacaaaatatgctaacctctcaccattaccaataacagaggctacaacaaaacatgctaacctctcaccattaccaataacagaggctacaacaaaacatgctaacctctcaccattaccaataacagaggctacaacaaaacatgctaacctctcaccattaccaataacagagactacaacaaaacatgctaacctctcaccattaccaataacagagactacaacaaaacatgctaacctctcaccattaccaataacagaggctacaacaaaacatgcttttgtgtagcgcctgcagggttgaaatatgctaaaccctttgtttactgctggtgctatcatcatataatagcttcttatgctttcacaataaaagcctttttaaaatcggacatgttggctggattcacaatgagtgtagctttaatttagtatcatacatgtgtgatttaatgaaagtttgatgtTATATAATTTTATATAAATTTGCTGCGCTGCATTTTCCCTAGCTTTTGGACAAGTGGGATGCTGGCGTCCCCCTATCCTAGAGAggttaactaaatcagaggaccgcccatgagcccagttagggtctggcatcctgggacaggcccTTTTCTGCAACTCCAGAATAAAACCCCAACTTTGAGAATTTCTCaacagaccatgtttctctccattacgagaggacaaaggttgcaggccagcttacctcgataacgagagggccaaggtttgagaccaggctgctgaatcttttaaccatcccacgtggttaaactcttagactattgaTACCGACataataagaacaagtctttgatattaattactagtctgcagctaggaatttgtTATCATTGAACGTGAAGACAACCACCAAAACATCTATCCATAaggacatgaatgaatgtcactctgaactatccattctaaccacaacagagagagagagagaggacagacactcTCCGgaaagaaacaaacttttcaacagagaccctgatgacacactgagcgtaaatatatatattgattgcaattgttcccgaatgagtgagcgttcatgtgcaaaggattaccatttcaattgttataattatcaactgtgtgttgtctcatctcagtcgacccccacttcccctttgtACACCAAACCGCGATGCCggtttatcccactagggaaaATGCACTATAatttccttgtaactatctactgtttgttatacatttctgtgaattacttagttagtaaataaattattttaagacaattgatgtatgaatgactcatagtgaagactgggtttgtgcagataaccaacaatttacaacgtttggaatgagactaacgtaaaataaataatttatgAATTAATAAGACTAATTGataagatattaaaatatctgaaaagttttATTAGGAAAAttctaactttgtaatctgaatattttcatTGGTGCTCATCTTCCTAGTTAATACATTAGCCTGATTagttacagagaatctttgataaaaaacaAAAAGTCTTCAGTTAGTAACACGACAGGGGGTATGTACCTCTCACATTCTCATTCATCACGATTCATTCATCATTATTCATAATCATAACCATGactgtagaagtgttcagaaacatcttcTATTTCTTATTCAATATGGGACCAAAACTAATGACTTCTTAAACTTTAATACTTGAAGATGTCCAAATTATTACGACTTTTTCAAATGGGAGAACTAGATACGTGCTTTAATTTCTGAATGGTAAAACATATTTGTATGTATGAACACCCTCAAATAAGAGGTGGCATTCTGTGTCTCCTAATATGAAACATtatatctcaaatccaaaatgctggagcaaAGCACCACATTTAAAACTgtaagcttcactgtccaaacacATATGGTGTGGACTAtgtgtgtctggtaaacacatgtggATCTGGTGAACAGTTATCACTTGTTGACCAACTACAGGAATACTGACCTCAGAGTCTCCAGTTTACAGTGGGGATtccccagtccagcagagagagcagcttcactcctgaatccttcaggtcattgttactcaggtccagctctctcaggtgtgaggggtttgacctcagagctgagagcagagaagcacagccttcctctgtgactagacagcctgacagcctgcaaAGAGTCAAATCATATTAAAATCACACTGATATTATTTGGTGGTGAAAATGGTGGCAGTATATTTTTCAACATATTCAGATACATCAGTGTCCTGAAACCTGCCATATCTATTAAAACATTTATGTTTCATTATTAGAAATTaagacagacagtgaggtatcaggtttagattgtattgagtatacagtccacaccatatctatttagacagtgaggtatcagatttagattgtattgagtatacagtccacaccatatctatttagacagtgaggaatCATATTTAGATTGTATttagtatacagtccacaccatatctatttagacagtgaagtTAACATGTTAAATGTGGCTCTATACTCTATATttcagatcaaatgtttcatatgaggtgacagtatataatgtcaccttttatttgagggtattttcatacatatctacATCACGTTTATTAATAACAccactttatgtatctagtccccccattTGGAGAATTCTGACCAAGTATTCTGACCaattcacttatagtgtattaaagtagtcaaaggtTTAGTGTTTAATCATAAACTTCCTggttgcatttgcagtttgttttggttgttctAATAATAACTGAAATATGACTGGAGTCAGTTTCTTTCAAAGTAGATAACATGTTTCTAAACTAAAGTAATCCTGATGATGCCAAGATTGTGAAAGATCATCAATTAATCATTATCAATATTGAGTGAGTAAGGTaaagaggctacaacaaaacatgctaacctctcaccattaccaataacagagactacaacaaaacatgctaacctctcaccattaccaatagaggctacaacaaaacatgctaacctctcaccattaccaataacagaggctacaacaaaacatgctaacctctcaccattaccaataacagaggctacaacaaaacatgctaacctctcaccattaccaataacagaggctacaacaaaacatgctaacctccttccattaccaataacagagactacaacaaaacatgctaacctctcaccattaccaataacagaggctacaacaaaacatgctaacctctcaccattaccaataacagaggctacaacaaaacatgctaacctctcaccattaccaataacagaggctacaacaaaacatgctaacctctcaccattaccaataacagaggctacaacaaaacatgctaacctctcaccattaccaataacagaggctacaacaaaacatgctaacctctcaccattaccaataacaggctacaacaaaacatgctaacctctcaccattaccaataacagaggctacaacaaaacatgctaacctctcaccattaccaataacaggctacaacaaaacatgctaac
It includes:
- the LOC124018859 gene encoding stonustoxin subunit beta-like, producing MKPGLRKYVCDLTLDLNTINRLLSLSEENRKVTRRREEQPYPDHPERFEDWEQVLCREGLTGRCYWEAEWSGRGARIGVTYKGISRRGRAGGKDCLIGYNDKSWSLTCYDNNYTAWHNSNPTTIDVPSSSPHRVGVYLDWPAGTLSFYRASSDTLTHLYTFTSTFTEPLYPAFRVWDNDSSSVSLCQLVPVSNTT